The genomic stretch TCAACACGTCCTCTTAAAGTCGCAACCTTTAGTGTCGCACGATTCAATGTTCCGGGTTGTGGCTTTATCTGCACGGTACCGAATGCGGGTGTCAAAGGCGTTACGCCCATGAGTTTTCTGACGATAATGTTTGCCGGTGCACTGCCCCAAGCATGTCCCCAATCTTCATTTCCTTTAAACTCCATATCCCAGGCTTCGGTTGTCATAGTTGCGCCTGTGCGAATCATGTTATACCAGCTGCGTTTCTCCATTGAGGTTAAAAGTTTCAATGCGTAATCAGGATCATCAGCGCTGTATAAAGCATCTAACAAAAACTGTGCGCCGTACACGCTGCAAGCCATTCCTCTTGACTGAATGAAAGAAAGCACTTTTGACTTGTTTTTATCGGGAACCAAACCAAAAGCAAGTGCCATCATATTGGCATGTAAAGAACTGTGCATTGTTCCTTCTCCGTCTTTTATAGTTCCGGCAACAGAATCAATAAAACTGTGCTGAAATGCTCGTTTTACTTTCTCTGCTTCTTTCTTATAAAATTCTGCATCTCCTTTTTTTCCTATGGCGGCTGCCAGATTCTGCATGCAGACTAATGCCCGATAATGAAACGCATTAACCACGGAATTGTAATCAGTAAACACAAAACCATCGGTTTCGCCTTGTGCAGACGGAGCTAACCCTACACCGCCTTTTTGAGGCCAATCCACAATATCTCTTATTGCTGTTTTACCGTCAAAATTTATCAAGTGAAGGGATCTGGCAAAACTGCTGTCCTGTTTACCTGTTCGTGTGCTGATTAACCCGTCAGAACGCGCCAATGCCAGCAATGTTTTAGGTTTTAATTCTTCATAAATATTTTCTACCGCACGTATATCGCCTGAATACATATAATCATTCCATGCAATCAACAAATTTTGTAATGACCATTCTGTGGGCCATGTGGCATGATAAACAAGATATTCCATAGAGCGCTTGGCTATGTTATATTCCGCATCCGATGCGTAATATGATAGCTGGTTAATGAGCGCATCGGCTTCATAAGGCGTACGTTCTCTGTCGCCGTCAATATACAAACCTGTAAAACTTGTGGCTTTCATCGTGTATTTACACAAATCCCACACTTTATTCAGTATTGTATCCGAGCTTTCAAATTCAGTGGCAGTATCATTAAAAATGTAGTTGACTGCATAACGCTGTGATTTAATAATTTTAACGTTCGCATTATTTTCTGTTTCTACATATCTAAAAGGCATTACTTCTCCAATATATTCAGGCATGTGTATGGCTCTGGGTCCTGTATTAAGTTTGTTTGGTGCAAACGCCGGGAAATAGTAATGTTTCCCTTTTTTTAAGGGAAGAATCAATTGTCTGTAACGAATTTCGCCCTTTGGTTTTCTATCCACACTTCCGCTTTGGTCAACCGCTTCGCCCACGTAAATGCGCAATGTGTCTTGTTCGTCCTTTGCCTTTACCAATAGTCTCAATTGACCGAACGCATCTTTCCCAAAATCGTAAAGCTCGTTGCCGCTGTTCAGCCGTTTCCTGAGGAATGGTTGCTGCACCGATTTTACTATCGGTGTATAAGGCGTTTGATAAGGCTTTAATATGCTGTCTGTAAGAAATGAAGATGTTTTTGAGAACTCCGATGACGAACCGGTATTGTCCCATATTTTTACTTTCCAATAATAAACCGTATTCGGCAATAGCTTCTTTCCGTTATATGGAATTCCCGATTGCAGGTTAGAAATTATTTTGCCGGAATTCCATACATTTCCAATACCATGTTTGAGTTTCCGTGCAGAAGATGCTACCAATACTTGATACGCTGTTTGACAAGCGCCTTGTTTATCACTGTTCATCATCCATGAGAACCAAGGCTCAGAACTTGTGATACGGGCAGTTTGGCAATCATTCATCTTACTCGCCTGTTCTAAACTTTCTTTGACTTCAAAGCCGTTTTTCCATACTTTATCTGTATTCTGCAAAAGGTCTACACGTAAATCTGTCGGAATGGCTGCACTCTGTGCGTTTGCATCTACTGCTGTAATCAATGCAAATAATAATGATAAAAAACTTCCAAATATCTTATGAGAAAAAATCATCCTTAAGTTTTAAGAAATTTATGCAACTTGAATAATTTTAGTTACGGCATCGGATTTAATCCTTCCCATTTCACGTGCCATGTTTTTGTATTAAATCCGGGAGTTATAATCTTGCATCCATCATAACCTGCGCACATTAGTGCAATTGCGGAAAGAAGTCCGCCGTTTCCCGGCAGATAAATTGTCAAATCATTATTCTGGTAATTATTTCCGTTCGGCAGATAAGTATTTTTTTGAACATTCCTCATCAACATATCAACGGCTTCATTCTTTAAATTCAGGCGAGTTGCGGTCATTGCCATCATCGGATAATCCCAACCCCAAGTGGTTTCCCAATGCCAGGTTTTATTTACTGTATCAAAGGTACGATGCATTATAGCAGTATCCAACCCGTCAGAAACAGGAATAGTTGCTAATGCGGCTAACACAGCAGGATGGTCGTTGGTATAACGGCTTTGCGGACTGTAGCTGTCTGTTGCATTTGCTGCGGCTAAATACAAACCGTCTCTCTGGGGCAACGGCGATAATTTATTAATAACATCGTCCCATTTTTTATTACGCGGCATTCCGCTTCTGGCTCTCCATTCCTGCGCTACCTTTAAAGCCCAGCTCCAGTAAGCCAATTCATAAGGCGGATTATATGTTTCAAGCGGGTTAAACCATTCCTGTGCAGGTATTAATCCTTTGCCTAAATTGTAATGATGCGTTGCGGAATCGTACGCGGCAAAGGATGCCATGAAATCTGCCGTTTGGTAAACAAGGTTTTTATATTTATCAAGAATTGTGTGCTTATCCTGCATTGTCCTGTATAATAACTCTGCGAGATATATGAAATGCGGTTGTTGCCATATCAGAAAATTCCCAACCGATGCGGGAGATTCATCTCCTTGCGGGTCGGTCATCTTTTGCCAGCGAACGCCCTCAAAACCTTGCCGTTTCGCAATCGCTCTCGCTTTATCAGCCGCTTTGATGTACCAATCAAAACTCTTTTCTAACAATTCGGGGCGTCCCCATAACGCAAAGTGTGCAGCATGCCACCAATACATTTCCAAATGAGGTTTGCCGTACCAACTGTTATAAGTCAATCCTGTTTCCTGTGGTGGATAATGCCCTGCACACTGGGCTTTAGTTAAATATTCGGAAAGAATAATCCGGCGCTCCAATTCAAATGCACGCTTGTCCCTACTTCCCGAAAAATCTATGGCGCCGCCCGATTCCCAAAACTTTTTCCAGGCAGTTACGTTGTCCTCTTTTATTCTTTCAAATGTTGCTTTATTATCTTTTTCGGTCGGACTAAATACTAAGCTTGCTTCGAAATGATTTGAATTTCCAATCGGCTTGATATAGAAAAAATTTTTCTTTAAAGAATCAATTAAAACTTTTTGATTCCAACTTGTGCTTACATAATAATGTGTAGTATCTAAAATATGTTTGAAATAGCCGCTATTACTATTATTAGCATAATAAACCGACTGATGTGAAGCTGTATCGGAAAAATAAGTTCCGGCATCGGAAAAATCGCCTGTAGGATAGGGAAATGCAATACGGATAAAAAGCCTGTGAAGCTTTATTAACGGGGATTCTACGGAAAAAGAAATACCGTCTGTTTTTTGATTTGCAACGGTCGTAACTTTCACAGGCTCGTTATCGACCGTGAATTGGCTTTCCAATATACCCGAATAGAGATTAAGATGCTGCGTTATATTTTTTATATCATCCAATGTCGCAGTATCGCCATTCTTCATCAAAAAAACAAAGCCGATATTGCCTAATTGCAGCCTGTGCGGATTTACACGAAAATATTCAACAGCATCTTTCGTTTCATTCGATTGTACGGAATATGGAACATTCTTTTTACCGTTTACATTATAGTATTTATATGTTTGATTAATTGTGAGATTTTTATTGTTCGGAAAAGAATGCCATCCCCATTCAGACTCAGTTCCAAGCGGAACGCCGTGCGCATAGTATTTATAAAAAGTTTGTAAGCCCGTTACATCGGCGGTAAATGCAAATTCTCCATTGCCTAATGTTATGGAAGATAAAGTGCCGGCTTTGCTTAAATAAATATCATGGCGGTGTATGACCTGTTCTCGATTGATTTTTTGCGCATCACAAAATATTATAAGAAAAAGAAAACAGGGCAATATGATGACACTTTTATTCATGTAATAATGGAATTATGATACATTAAAAATCAAAAAGCTATTTTTTTACTACTTTCCTATAATTATCTCAAATAACTTTGAACACCTATTGAATCTCCTTTACACTTATTTGTCCAGATTCTTTCAGTTGAATTTCTTTACAGTCTTTTACAACAATCTGATTGTTTTGATAATCGGATGGAAGCGTGATTTTATCCATATCAATTTCTTTTACATCATCGAAAACAAAAGCCGGACGGAAATCATCATTATCCAATTTCAACACAATATTTTTCAAGGTAATTCCTTCGGCGTGGCGAACATAAAACCCCCATGACGGCATTTCGCCGAACATGGAAAATTCGGGATAACTATTTATCTTTTCAGGAAAATCTTTCAACCTCCATAAAGGAAAATACGCTTGCGCTTTCGACGCCCTTCCGGGATAAGTAATCTCAATATTTTCAAGTGTAATGTCTTTTACGTCACGATTCGGAATACCCGTGATGGAAGATGCAAACGGATTGTGATATGCAGGTTCTTCTGCCCTAAGGTCATAATCAATATCAGGTCTGCCAAATGGAATCTGAACTTTTACATTTCCGATATAAACGTTCTTTATTTGTCCCGGTTCTTTTCTCACTCTGTTGCCCAAACGAATGAAAATGGCATTGCCCGTATTTACTGCCGTGATATTTGTTGCCTTAATGTTTTCAATATCGCCTCCGTCAACGGATTCTATCGCAAGCGCAGATCGGTAAGTATCAAATACTTTGATGTTATCAATGGTAATATTTTTAAATCCGCCGAATGAAGCCGTTCCAAACTTGATAGCACTCGCACCTGAGCGAATTGTGCAATTCGAGATATAAAAAGAATCATCACAGTAACCGGGATAATAAGATTTTAAACAGATACCGTCATCTGCCGAATTAATGTTGCAATTGGTAATGCGCACGTTCCTACAATCAGTAATATCTGTACCGTCATTGTTCCAAAATGCACGATTAACTATATGAATCTTATTTAACGTAAGATGATTACACAATTCAAATGACAATCCCCAGCAAGCGGGGCTTTTCAACGTTGCATCCTCGATATTTACATTTTTACAAAGCGCGAAAAGGAACAATTTTGGCCTTACTTTTTCATTCGGCCTATTTCCCCAGGAAGAATAGTTCGGGTCTTTGATAAGGCCGAGATGATATAAGCTGTCTATGTTCAAAGCTAATTGAGTTCCTTGCCCGTCAATCGTTCCGCTGCCTGTTATGGATACATTATCGGCACGGTAAGCTATCAAAAGCGCCAAAGGAGAATTGTCATCCTTCTTTGGGCTTTCCGGAAGCTCTTTCATATCAATTGTATGATAGTCAAACGGATTCGTACTACCTAATAAAACCGCATCTTTTTCCAAATGCAATTCTACGTTGCTTTTCATCACAAGCATACCGGTCAGAAATTTTCCTGCGGGAATTATTACGGTGCCCCCGCCGTCAGTGCCGGCTTTATCAATTACACTTTGTATCGTTTCCGTGTTTAGCGTGGTACCATCGCCAACCGCGCCATAATCAGATATGTTGTATTGCTTGGATTGCGCCAACAACAGATTGCCACACAATGTATAAAATGTGCAGACAGAAAATATAATAATGCTAAAGATGAATCGTAGATTTTTCATAAAAATTTATATCATTTATCATTACGAACTTATTATGGGCAAGCAAGATAAAACAATGACACAAAAAATATGTGTTTATCATTTTGCAAAAGTTTGCGATTAGGCAAACAATCGAACGAAACTTGTATGTTAAAGCGTTGGCTGTTGATAGGGTTCCGATGTACCCGCAGTTCCTGCCGCACCCGGATCAATTATGCGAACATCTATCATTGGTATAATATCCTTATCATTCAAGGTTGCCTGCGCATTTTTCATAAAGATGCTGAAAATGCAGAACACAATATTCTGTTCTGCCCCGAAAATTGGTGGCTTGCCGATATTGTGAGTTTCTCGGAACAAATGCCTGCGTTTTACGCCATTGCCGCGTTGGAAAACACAGAAGTTTTTTATTTCAGCTATACAGATTTGGAACAATTATATGTCGAAGTTCCAAAGCTCGAACGCTTCTTTCGCATATTAATTCAAAACGGATTCAATTTGTATCAGCATCGCATTACGTCCAATTTATCAATGCCTGCCGAAGAATGTTACGAACTTTTTCGCAGGCAATATCCCGGTTTGGAGCAACGGATTTCCCAAAAACATATCGCTTCTTATCTCGGTATCACGCCCGTTTTTCTCAGCATGATTCGCAAGAAAAAATATAAGAACCTTTGAAGGAGCGTCTTTTGGTTATGCTATTCCACAACCATTCAAAAAGAACAACAGGTCTGTGAGCCGATAATGCATCTTGCCATATGCTTAGTCTATTTCACAGACTTCCTAAAAACCGTATTTGTTTTGATGACTATTTTTTGTTGCTTCTGCGTTGAGGCGTTCAGTCGCTTTAACAGCAAATTAATTGTTGAATCCGCAATCTTATCTATCGGCTGAGAGATTGCTGTTATGGAAGGAGAATAAAGATTGAATACATCGCAGTCGTCAAAAGATATAACGGCAATGTCATCGGGGATTTTGTATTCCAAATGTCGTATAGCTTTCAACCCGTTTGTTCCCGCCTGCAAAGCGCCAAAAAGAACAGCATCCAAATTTTGATTGCTTTTCAAAAAATCAATTATCGGGTTTACGATATTATCTTCATTCTGGTCAAAGACAATTTGCTTGATATATGTGTTTAACCCTGCGGCATTGATTGCCTGTTTGTATCCTGCCAACCTCGATTTCATTTGGGTAAGCTTTGATGAAAAAGTAATAAAGGCGATGTTTTTATATCCTTTGCTTATCAAATGATTGGTTGCCTTATATGTGCTTTCCTGATTGTCTATTTCTATAACATCCGTATGGACGTTGGGCAGGTGCCTGTCAAAAAAAACAACCGGCGTGCCTTCATCAACCAAAGATTGGATTTCTTCCTGAATCCCTTCGGGCGGAGCAATAACATATCCGTCAACACTGCGCTCCCTGAACATCGTCAATAATTCTTTCGTTTTTTCAGTATCGTTATCCGTACTGCAATAAATTATTTTGTATCCGCTTTTATAAGCGCTGTTCTCTATCAATCTTGCTACAGATGCGAAGAAAGGGTCGGCAATGTTCTCGACCATTAACGCTATAATATTTGTCTTCCCTGTCCGCAAACTCTTTGCGATCGGATTCGGTTTATATCCTACTTCTTTAATAAAGCTTTGTACCCGCTGCACCAGTTCGTCGCTGATTCTTTGTTCCGCTGCGCGGTTATTTAAGATAAAGGATACCACAGTTTTTGAGACGTTCAATTGGGCTGCGATATCAGCAATAGAGAGTTTTTTCATCTGTTAATTTTTATTGTTTTTTAATTGTCAGATGGAATGCCTTGAAATAATCATCGCTTTGGATGTGCAGCGCGCTTATGGGCATTTCATCTGTTTATGCAAAAATTATTTTTGAGAAAAAGTATTCTTGAAAGATTTATTTAAGCTTGGATATTTTATTCCGAATATCATTATAACAATGTAACATATAATAGGAAGATAATAAGCCATAGCCGTATCTTTATTGGCAATGAATCCCATTAATGGCGGAAATACAGCACCGCCGATAAAACCTAAAACAATAAATGATGATGCCTGTTCAGTCTGCTTGCCTAAGTCTTTCAGCCCGAGACTGAATATAGTAGGATACATAATGCTGAAAAAGAAATTGATTAAAATAAGCGCCGTAAATGAAACCCAGCCAAATCCCTGTGCGACCAGAATACACATGAGAATATTGCAAAATGAAAAAAACGCCAACAGCTTATAAGGAGCAATATAGCGCATTAGAAATGTACCCAGAAAACGCCCCAACACCAATAAAACAATGCTGAACGAAAAAAAATAACCACTTCTTTCATCCGTAAAATTCATTACTTCATGACCGTAGTTAAGAAAATATGCCCAGGTTCCCGCTTGTGCAGCCACGTTAAAAAATTGCGCAAGAATAGAGAATAAAAAATGTTTTTTCTGAAACAATGCTTTTATTGTTCCGAAACCTGAAGAACGAGTATCCACGCTTGCTTCCGGATTTTGATGAAGCACTGATTTTGGTACAGCAATTAAAAAGAAAACAAAAGCAATCAGGCAGATAAAACATCCTATTATAATGTAAAGTTGCCGTACAGCGACTAAATCATTAAGGTGTTGGCGTTCCGAATTGAGCAGAAAA from Arachidicoccus sp. BS20 encodes the following:
- a CDS encoding alpha-L-rhamnosidase-related protein; the encoded protein is MIFSHKIFGSFLSLLFALITAVDANAQSAAIPTDLRVDLLQNTDKVWKNGFEVKESLEQASKMNDCQTARITSSEPWFSWMMNSDKQGACQTAYQVLVASSARKLKHGIGNVWNSGKIISNLQSGIPYNGKKLLPNTVYYWKVKIWDNTGSSSEFSKTSSFLTDSILKPYQTPYTPIVKSVQQPFLRKRLNSGNELYDFGKDAFGQLRLLVKAKDEQDTLRIYVGEAVDQSGSVDRKPKGEIRYRQLILPLKKGKHYYFPAFAPNKLNTGPRAIHMPEYIGEVMPFRYVETENNANVKIIKSQRYAVNYIFNDTATEFESSDTILNKVWDLCKYTMKATSFTGLYIDGDRERTPYEADALINQLSYYASDAEYNIAKRSMEYLVYHATWPTEWSLQNLLIAWNDYMYSGDIRAVENIYEELKPKTLLALARSDGLISTRTGKQDSSFARSLHLINFDGKTAIRDIVDWPQKGGVGLAPSAQGETDGFVFTDYNSVVNAFHYRALVCMQNLAAAIGKKGDAEFYKKEAEKVKRAFQHSFIDSVAGTIKDGEGTMHSSLHANMMALAFGLVPDKNKSKVLSFIQSRGMACSVYGAQFLLDALYSADDPDYALKLLTSMEKRSWYNMIRTGATMTTEAWDMEFKGNEDWGHAWGSAPANIIVRKLMGVTPLTPAFGTVQIKPQPGTLNRATLKVATLRGRVEVSFSQNVKSFHLETRLPANTHGIVYLPRHRTSDELLRNGKRIVAIPAGNFWLIKNVTPGRNIWQVNYR
- a CDS encoding glycoside hydrolase family 28 protein, yielding MKNLRFIFSIIIFSVCTFYTLCGNLLLAQSKQYNISDYGAVGDGTTLNTETIQSVIDKAGTDGGGTVIIPAGKFLTGMLVMKSNVELHLEKDAVLLGSTNPFDYHTIDMKELPESPKKDDNSPLALLIAYRADNVSITGSGTIDGQGTQLALNIDSLYHLGLIKDPNYSSWGNRPNEKVRPKLFLFALCKNVNIEDATLKSPACWGLSFELCNHLTLNKIHIVNRAFWNNDGTDITDCRNVRITNCNINSADDGICLKSYYPGYCDDSFYISNCTIRSGASAIKFGTASFGGFKNITIDNIKVFDTYRSALAIESVDGGDIENIKATNITAVNTGNAIFIRLGNRVRKEPGQIKNVYIGNVKVQIPFGRPDIDYDLRAEEPAYHNPFASSITGIPNRDVKDITLENIEITYPGRASKAQAYFPLWRLKDFPEKINSYPEFSMFGEMPSWGFYVRHAEGITLKNIVLKLDNDDFRPAFVFDDVKEIDMDKITLPSDYQNNQIVVKDCKEIQLKESGQISVKEIQ
- a CDS encoding Crp/Fnr family transcriptional regulator; amino-acid sequence: MLKRWLLIGFRCTRSSCRTRINYANIYHWYNILIIQGCLRIFHKDAENAEHNILFCPENWWLADIVSFSEQMPAFYAIAALENTEVFYFSYTDLEQLYVEVPKLERFFRILIQNGFNLYQHRITSNLSMPAEECYELFRRQYPGLEQRISQKHIASYLGITPVFLSMIRKKKYKNL
- a CDS encoding LacI family DNA-binding transcriptional regulator, encoding MKKLSIADIAAQLNVSKTVVSFILNNRAAEQRISDELVQRVQSFIKEVGYKPNPIAKSLRTGKTNIIALMVENIADPFFASVARLIENSAYKSGYKIIYCSTDNDTEKTKELLTMFRERSVDGYVIAPPEGIQEEIQSLVDEGTPVVFFDRHLPNVHTDVIEIDNQESTYKATNHLISKGYKNIAFITFSSKLTQMKSRLAGYKQAINAAGLNTYIKQIVFDQNEDNIVNPIIDFLKSNQNLDAVLFGALQAGTNGLKAIRHLEYKIPDDIAVISFDDCDVFNLYSPSITAISQPIDKIADSTINLLLKRLNASTQKQQKIVIKTNTVFRKSVK
- the fucP gene encoding L-fucose:H+ symporter permease, which gives rise to MANQNREDIREHKIPVVEKKYHLLFGFLTSIFFIWGFSLTMMDVLNKHFQTVLNISKSRSSMIQLSTFGAYAIAALPVGFFMKKFGYKPGIFLGLFLFAAGAFLFIPAANGVSFNLFRIAIFVLACGMATLETVAHPFIASLGNQQTSDIRINFAQSFNGFGGVIGPIIGSYFLLNSERQHLNDLVAVRQLYIIIGCFICLIAFVFFLIAVPKSVLHQNPEASVDTRSSGFGTIKALFQKKHFLFSILAQFFNVAAQAGTWAYFLNYGHEVMNFTDERSGYFFSFSIVLLVLGRFLGTFLMRYIAPYKLLAFFSFCNILMCILVAQGFGWVSFTALILINFFFSIMYPTIFSLGLKDLGKQTEQASSFIVLGFIGGAVFPPLMGFIANKDTAMAYYLPIICYIVIMIFGIKYPSLNKSFKNTFSQK